CAGACTGAGTAAAAAAGCTGTTTAAATTGAGCAATCTTTTATTCCAGCATGGACCTGTAGCAGAGCAACAGTCCATAATACTTCACTTTACAAATAGTATGTATCAGGAGATTAATTGTaatcaaatgtatgtatgtatgtatgtatgtatgtatgtatgtatgtatgtatgtatgtatgtatgtattggaaAACACAGAACTGATCTGAAATAATTATATAGGAGAGAGGGAAGTTGTATGATTAATGATTAATCTCCTAAGGCTAATAGAAATAACTGCCAGTAGACTGACACATCAAGCTTACAGTGGCCATGATATCTGTATTGTAGCAACTTGTATTGACTACATTTCTCATTTTTTAGTGGAGTAAAcagattttcttttcttttcttttcccaACTAGATCAGGAGTCTACACCATGTAACCCGTCACCAACATCAAGACTTCTAAAGCTTCCTGATGAATGTGTTGTGAATGGTAACCAGTATTATGAAGTTGGTCAATGTATTGCAAACAAGTGTCCTGGTAATCTAGCCGATGACCTGGCGTGTGGTGATGAGCAAGAATATTGCTGTGGTATTATTGATACGGAGCAACAAGACGTAGAATGTATAACGTTTAACATGacagtaactatagtaactaAGTGTGGTTGTATGCCATGTGGTAGGCAGACAGTCAAAGTGTATGGTCGTGTCAGAGCAGCTGATGATCATAGCCTAGTGTTGAACCGTGATCTTTATGTTGATGATTCTAACGTTGGAAAAACAAATGAGGATGGGACTTTTTCTTTTGAAACGACAAAAGCAAAACGTAGATTATGTCTACAAATCCGTGATAAATATGGCATATTCGTTGATTCAAGTCGTGTTTTACCTGTTGGGCAAAGTCAGGCTACTTTCCATGAAATCTACTTACAGAGAAAGGCGCCACCAGTAACATTTAGTGTAAGTGAGGGCTCTAGCATACCATTAGGACTGGGTCAAGATGGATTTGCTGAAGTTCAGATTCCGGACGGTGCATTTAAAAAGTCAGATAACACGCCGTATGAGGGCGATGTCAAGGCTTCTATTACGTTCATTGACCCCAGGGACCCATCTGCCACTGACGTCATACAAAGTGATTTAACTACAACTGACGTTGAAGGTCAAAGCCAAGAACTACGCACCTACGGAATGTTTATAGCAAAGTTTGAAGACGACTCAAATAACCCTCTAATTATAGACAAACCAATGCAAATAGTTATTGACACAGCAACAACCAATATCGATCTGAATGATGTGGATGAAAATGGTGATCTGAGGACCAAGTTGTGGGCTATGAATGCTGCTACTGGGTCTTGGGATGAAATCGGCAAACTTCAAATTGTGCAGGATAGACGGGAGAAGAGACAGGCAGGGACAATAGTAGTTGGCGACATTGTGCCTTCTGAATTGGACAATGCAATCTATGATTGGTACAACATTGACAAATTTTTTTATGGTTTTACAAAATGTTACTTGAAGATTAGAGTCTATGAAGATGAAGCGCTGAGCACacccatagagggcgctgtagtTACGGCCACAACGTACGATTTAACTGGCAAAACCGATCCATTTGTGTATGGTCCAGGACCATTAGCTTTCTTTGATAAGAGTGTATCAGATCAATATGGTTCTGTTTGTCTGGTTACTCTTTGTTCCCGCGATGaacattcattttttgtgaGAGTCACTGCAGACTCCGGTGGTAGTGTGCTGACAGCATTGGATCCAACTGGGTCCAACACCTTACTGACAATACCAGCAGGTTACACGACAAGTGAGTGGCCACAGGATATCATAAACACAGTAGAACTTCCACCATTAGGAGATGAAAGTGGTAGTATATCGATGAAGGCGATAACACCAAAGATGTCCTGTGATCCCGACATCCCAGGAGAGTGTCCTTACAATTACTATTATGACTATGATGTATACTATGATATATATGACTATGACGATAAAAGTGGAGACGACCCTGGTCCACTTTACTGGCAGTGGATTGCTAACAATATAGCTGAAGGCAAGTGTAACAGTGCTGACAAGAATGAGAATCATGTTGTCTTTGTCAAGAAATCAATCGGTGGACTGTATGAAAGTGAAACTGAAGATTATGATTTCGACAAGCCTATTCACATTAGTAGAAATCGTACTGTATGGTCTTGGTTTCCATTAGAAGGTGGGAACAAGAGAGCGTGCTTCATAAAGATTCTTGTAGATAGTCCAAACCAAGAAAGGTTCAGAGTGTCCAGTTATGGTGGCGGTGGTGATCCATTAGTTGGTAATGAACCATTTGGTTTCCGCATCGATGATACCAAGTCCAATGGCGTCTCAGCAATGACAGCAGCTTGTATTGAATTCAAGTGTAGTGGTCCTTTGAGAGAGGGTGATCCCGAGGCTGATATTCCAGGTTTTGGTAAAACCGTTGGACCAGATCAGACTGTCATCAAAGTGTCCCCGTCTGCACATTCAACCAATTGTAGATTAAAACCCGACAGTAACGGATTTAGACAAGGATTTGAAAGTCTTCTTCATAACCATAATCTTAATGGTAGCATTGTCATAGATACTATTGGTATTCACACATTTACTGCTAAGATGCCAGTCGGTAACTCTAATGGAGAAACCACAGGCATATATGTTGGCGAAGGTGGTGGTCGTGTAGGCTATACTAAAGCCTATGAAAATTGTTTGGATGGGTATGATTCGAGTGGAGATGACATAGATAACCCAATGAGAGGATGGGCCTTACAGTTTGACTGTAATGATAATTAATAGTTATAGTAACATATTTACTGAACACTTTTGCggtaatgtttgttattttatccAAGATAAAGCATGGTGGCACAATTTACGGGTTGTGGCGTTGAAGCAGTTAACAAGATTGTGTTCAGTATCAATGAAATGGTTAACAAACAATAGTGACTACTCAGTTTCAGAAATGTTTCAATAATTTTGTGAAAACTTCCCCATTAACTACAAAGGGTCTCATTGAAGGGAATTGACCATGGGAACGAAGCAGAGAGGAGTATAACTAAAAAGAGCAGATGTTAAAGTGCAACTGATGGATGATCGCTGAGtagaaacataatattaatcaaaatatatttatcataataataataattattattattattattatagcaaAATACGACATTCTGATACATGTAATTCTCAATACCTGCAATACTATTTTACCTGATGCTGAGAACAGGAAGGTTGACTTGTTCTCACTCGCGCCTAAAGTCTATAAGGATGCATTGACAAACAGTTATAAAGGCGATGATACTGCTTATCATGAGTCCAACCCGCCAGTCATTCCAATAGATGCATGGACTATCAACTATATATGCAATTGATAAGAAAGTTTACGTTTCTTTATTTGGTGAATGCCGAAAAGTCCCTGTAGATTATTGACACCTACCTGTCTATGCACGATCCATTGATCCCCCACCCACACAaagacacatatacatatacatacatacatacatacatacatacatacatacatacatacatacatacatacacacacaatacatacatacatacacacacacatacatacatacatacatacatgcatacatacatacatacatacatacacacatacacacatacatacatacatacatacatacatacatacatacacacacacatacatacatacatacatacatacatacatgcatacatgcatacatacatacataaatacatacatacatacatacatacatacatacatacatacatacatacatacatacatacatacatacttcttGATGTAACAAAATCTTTACGTCAAATCATTATAATTTCAATAACTAAGCAAGATCTACATATCACTGTTCATTTATTGCATATGCaccaatgtattatatataaatgtaaaatgtcattTAACACATATAGGAACCCAACTTCTGAATTTGCTCACGGCAAATgctttaattaatttgaattttatgaaataacGAAATCTATGTCCACTAATTCCCTGGTACTTCTATAGAATGTAATTGTTTAAAGTTTTAAGTTTTAAGTTTTATactgttgtgttacttattatATCCagtgttgttgttcttgttatCAACCAAGTTGTGACTATGTTAAAGGCAACTTAACATATAAACTAATATAGTTTGTTTTGAGGGCACGACTAGACATCAATTACTCCAAGGGCTGTTAGTTGTTAAATAACAGCAAAACGGATAATATGACGTCTGAtatgcccaaataaggccaggcaataagtattttatgacatcacattttCAGTCACATATTCTTTCCATTGTCAAAGCAAAGTACCGAAAAGACTCTTATATTACATTGCTATTGCCATATGAAAAATAGAATATGAATAGCGTCCTCACCATGCAAGTTGAAGAGACTATGGGTAACTAGTCAATGTCACGTGACActgtctaagccaatcacttgCGGGTGCAGGTGTAAGAAAACGACGTGttataaaatgaattattgTCATGGTAGTATTTATACAGGAAATAAAATTGCATTGCTCAAAATAATTGATATACTTGTAAGTTTTGTAGAATGCTACAGTCTGTTTTGATTTTATTCGAGTGAATCGTTCATGTGTATTCAAATTTCACTGGGGCTAATCATATCAATATTGGTAACAACACATTACAGCGTCTTCACTCATATTATCAGATttgtgatatgtttttttttaaagtgaccTTCTGACATTGGCTcccaaagtgtgtgtgtgtgtgtgtgtgtgtgtgtgtgtgtgtgtgtgtgtgtgtgtgtgtgaagccGTTAGCGATCCGTTTACTGTGATCGATAATGgcctacacatacatacatacatacatacattcatacatacatacatacatacatacatacatacatacatacatacatacatacttgcatgcatgcatgcatgcatgcatgcatgcatacatacatacatacatacatacatacatacatacatacatacatacatacatacatacatacatacatacctacctacctacctccgtacgtacatacatacatacatacatacatacatacatacatacacacatacatacatacatacatacatacatacatacatacatacacacaggtacatacatacacacagatacatacatacatacatacatacatacatacatacatacatacatacacacacatacatacatatatacatacatacatacatacatacatacatacatacatacatatgtacatgcatacatacatacatacatacatacatacatacatacatacatacatgcatacatacgcgcacatacatacatacatacatacatacatacatacatacatacatacatacatatgtacatgcatacatatgtacatgcatacatacatacatacatacatacatacatatatacatacatacatacatacgcgcacatgcacatgcacacaagTAGTACACAACCTCCCGTTACAGAACGCTAAAATGTTGTTTAGCCAATCCTTCCGTCGATCTATCGATTGATAGATTGTtagattgattgatcgatcgatcttTCGATCGTTGGTTgttagattgattgattgattgattgattggttagttggttggttggttggttggttggttggttggttggttggttggttggttgattgattgattgatcgattgatgtACTgatttgtacacatagaaatcaAACATGTTTCACTCCTTGTATTCTTTACATTAGTTTCTATTCTTAGACAGTAGAAACTAAGGgctaaaataaaaattgtgtggttccgattatgctaaatttcaaaataggtggagtaggtagattttttatttaattttatattttctttcatgtgTCAATggctagttcaggttttccattgttttccaaatggtctctgtgttgtttatttcttcctatcagatgtacagccattacatattggaagaacagttttatattgtctttttaagttcaGTTTCCGTATCCACAACAAGTCAACTACAAGTCGTCAGACTACGAATGTAATTGCACATAAAATATCAAGTTCACATCCATTTTCGAGGTAATCAGGGGATGAAGCAGCAAAGCAGCTCTGAAGACTGGTAGTCGTTCAACTCGTTGGCATTTCTCCTCACTGGCAGTGGTAGCCGGTGGTTCGATCATTTCTATGTCTGCTGCGAGCTGGTTTGAACATGAGTTAACTTATTTTTCACCTGTGAAGCGTTGTCTCTAAGGGTGAACAATCGATATGTTCCGAGGGTTTTAAATTCTCCTATCATGACAAAATCATGAGAATCCTACCTAAATGTTTCGCCAATATTTATCATATTCGGTGCGGGGTAAATGTTCACATAGCCCGTTCACTTTGTTATCGTTTGCCGGAATGAACATAGTTCCGGTTCTACATTACACGCTATTCTATTCGTCAATCAGTACGTACGCCTGCTGACTACGGAAAGTAAAACCAATCAGCAATaggtttacaaaacaaaatttaactcGTGCAAGATATTGATACAGAGTGTGAGATCGATTTGATCTCACACTGGCTGTCCCACACTCTCAGCTTACAGGAACGTGAGAATGATTGATCTAAGATTATGTGTGTATATTCACCAATATATATTCGTACCTAAGAACCAAGAAGTGGTCACAGTGCTGGGATGTAACGGCTAAAGGATTTGGCAGTAGTGGCGGCGGCTAACGGAATGGCGAATAAAGTGTTGTCTACTAACGCTGTTTTCTAAGTGTCTGTTGTTGTGATGTTTGTGtgattgtcattttattttgcatttaagAGGATATCACAACACTACAGTAAATTTACTGCAGACACAGCTTCTCATACTGGTTCATGCAAGTGTTCATTTCTGGGATGCAATTGTATTTAGGGCACTTTAAAACAATGGAAATTaagaaggtttttttttttttttttttttttaaatagattttttgttttaaattttagaAATTAAGAAGTTGTTTAAATACCACTGTACATTCAATGTGATGCATTAATGATCATTTTGGTGACTTAATTGTCAAAATGCATGTTGCATAAATTAAATTGCATGGGTAATTTTGGTATTAGTTGAACACCATTCTTATCCGGGTAGGAGTAGACTATTACCACACAAGCTGTTATGTAGTGAGTATTTTCCTCTGCTTTTAGCCTAGGGAAATAGCTGTTGCACAACAACCCTTATGGTAATAGGCTTCTACTAGTGAGCTCATAGTCAGGCATTAAGAGTATATTATTGCTTAAACAGGAAACAATATTACAGTGTTCAAAATAATTgacatatttgtacattttgtaacaaCTTGTGAATCAATGCAACATTGAACTATGTCAATTCTGATGTCAACCGAGTGATTGTTGTTGTCAATATGTATATCATTAGCCCCAACGAACTTTGAATACACACCCTCCTACATTCAAGTGTGTACAACCACAGCATATACTTTTTTCAAGATTTGATTTGCTGATGTTGAGTCCCATTTTAAAGACTAAAGAAATTTGTACGACATTGTGATTCCATATCTATGCATGGTTATGTAAAATCAGTCGTTGTTCGGTTTTATTTCtaatttgattgattaatttgcGGTATAATGATGCACTTCTTTTCAGGTGTAGTTGATTGAACTGTATCATTTAGGACTCATTCTTATAATTATGAATGATTTTCTAAGCTTTTATTTCTGAACCACTTGCATATAAAGCATTAAATCAGAATAGACGGCACACAGGTAGAAGATAACACTACCGATGCGATGATATTTATTGTAAGAAGATGAACAGGCAGCCATACAAAAGGGATTACAAAGAATGAAAGGTACAGGCTAGGCAAGCTAACATGTTGTATTTCCTTGGGTCTGCAATGGCTAATATTAGAAGTCACGACCCCCTCTTCAGCGCATTCTCTTGAAACAATGTTTTCCAAcgattttatttaatttttatttaatataatAACTTAATCATAATATCGCACACAGTATTGATTCACCGGTGGATTAACATATTTGAGTAGAATTgcataaaataaatccagtcaaatttattttggctccgcacccaaaaatcagaaCCCAAatgaatcatgatttcaactcaTTACTATATACTACTTATGAATAgaatagacctctaattgacacatacggtgtctaattattggcattttaacgAATTTCAGTGAAAATAGTTTGGTTgactgattgaaaaaataataccccagttaaggctagtgcagctttaggggtgaaatcaatagttcaatgtaggaaaaaaaagtaaattcttGCTTCTGACCCCACCATactttctaactaaattggccgaaattgaaaatttcttcaaactacaaaatcaatttgaaatcaatatgtagtgctatgaatgtaaaaccagtatgtagtgagtaaagaatagtatttttgtttttgttgacactttattttattgccatgcatttactataacaaaaattcttccatttcccaatttcatgttttttaaagaaacatttgtatttaggggtacaaatcATCCACTAAAATATAGTccattttgtaggatgagaacaaaaatggctcaacccccaaagtaaaagaatttaggcTTTTTAAATCCTACATTGATCTACTGATCTCGCCCTAATCAGATATTGAAGTCCAGATAGTAATTTATGGTAGACGTATCACGACTTGGCAATTACTAACAACTATCTTGATCCGGCTGTGACAACAAGGATATTATGTCCTTGTACTATTTCAAAGTACTGGTAAGGAAGTTGTCTAACGGTGTTGACTTCTTATATAAGTAAACAAGGAAATTGTTCGGACAATCAAAGAAGACAATACAACAGATGAACAAAGAGAGATAAAGGTTTCATTGTTTACATTTGTCATTTCCTGTTTCTGCCGGTTATTGAATAAGTGTTGTTCGTTCTGAGTAATAGAATGACATCATGTTACCTTGTTTAACCTGCATGATTTCTTATATAAACAAACGTTCGGTACTGCTCCTCAGTTCATATCACAATACTCGTATGTGCACACCTGAAAGCGTTACTCAGCTCTATGGAGGTGTTCCCCGAGACTGTCAGTAAAGCTGTGGCTAAAGACGTGTCACAAGAACAACACAAACCCAGACGTAAACATGGGTTACTTGCAGTTGTGGTGGCTTTCGTTATCATTTGCATTATCGTTGCCTTAGCATTCTTGCTGTATTTTCTGCTGCACGAAAAGAACGAAGGTAAGTAATGTCATATGATTACAAACTTCAGTGATGTGACGCGTCTAGTTTTGATTTTTTCCAAAGCAATGAGCTATTCTATTGGCATTTATGcagt
This portion of the Glandiceps talaboti chromosome 19, keGlaTala1.1, whole genome shotgun sequence genome encodes:
- the LOC144450082 gene encoding cartilage intermediate layer protein 1-like; this translates as MEVSPDYVDVHGIKPKGKHKPKRKTGLLAIAVTTLIVCIVITLAVLLYFLLTRENGDPDANPDIDTNTNNTNNTSPALYILENPPPSYISGLTSWYTWGEWSSCDVTCGGGIRTRNRTCYSAVQNRECYGDTTQTKTCGEWNCPDCSMTCLVGELDEVCIVCVCNTHSISGTVMDTAGRPLQDVLIYHRDFPITAITSTDQDGHFELSGVCVEDYALLIEKTGFVRETVESPKRKRRQTNEERGVDIVLERIVSPIMDDHPQNKRRLIGSNVKFCCQAHGKPDIQYYEWFKDNKIVKTDYNVTSGGSLILNDVSMDDSGEYKCRANNEVGTAYSVSATLTINDQESTPCNPSPTSRLLKLPDECVVNGNQYYEVGQCIANKCPGNLADDLACGDEQEYCCGIIDTEQQDVECITFNMTVTIVTKCGCMPCGRQTVKVYGRVRAADDHSLVLNRDLYVDDSNVGKTNEDGTFSFETTKAKRRLCLQIRDKYGIFVDSSRVLPVGQSQATFHEIYLQRKAPPVTFSVSEGSSIPLGLGQDGFAEVQIPDGAFKKSDNTPYEGDVKASITFIDPRDPSATDVIQSDLTTTDVEGQSQELRTYGMFIAKFEDDSNNPLIIDKPMQIVIDTATTNIDLNDVDENGDLRTKLWAMNAATGSWDEIGKLQIVQDRREKRQAGTIVVGDIVPSELDNAIYDWYNIDKFFYGFTKCYLKIRVYEDEALSTPIEGAVVTATTYDLTGKTDPFVYGPGPLAFFDKSVSDQYGSVCLVTLCSRDEHSFFVRVTADSGGSVLTALDPTGSNTLLTIPAGYTTSEWPQDIINTVELPPLGDESGSISMKAITPKMSCDPDIPGECPYNYYYDYDVYYDIYDYDDKSGDDPGPLYWQWIANNIAEGKCNSADKNENHVVFVKKSIGGLYESETEDYDFDKPIHISRNRTVWSWFPLEGGNKRACFIKILVDSPNQERFRVSSYGGGGDPLVGNEPFGFRIDDTKSNGVSAMTAACIEFKCSGPLREGDPEADIPGFGKTVGPDQTVIKVSPSAHSTNCRLKPDSNGFRQGFESLLHNHNLNGSIVIDTIGIHTFTAKMPVGNSNGETTGIYVGEGGGRVGYTKAYENCLDGYDSSGDDIDNPMRGWALQFDCNDN